One Etheostoma spectabile isolate EspeVRDwgs_2016 chromosome 12, UIUC_Espe_1.0, whole genome shotgun sequence genomic window carries:
- the lpin2 gene encoding phosphatidate phosphatase LPIN2 isoform X4 translates to MKRQRSWGDRELLGCNTDDNTDNSEQDESSSLRPSWSLADTMNYVGQLAGQVLVTVKELYKGINQATLSGCIDVVVVRQRDGTYQCSPFHVRFGKLGVLRSKEKVIDIEVNGEPVELHMKLGDNGEAFFVQETEQLNQIVPAHLATSPIPTESHLFWLSEVEHRAPKSLEDDLTDPEDPPELPSPNTMSTKKKKRRKKKHKGDPRREELTPPMSVMSGNAIAANAPVATTAAISNTGQNEEIFEMDLSSDEEAAAHVSRSPSVTTMRDIDPKLPAARHNLDGYPLSDGDWQSNDSHGLSQAFSPKSDSELMIRPSESMLRAESHMQWTWGEFPETTRVTKKEKPELLKTVTITPSENTHFHVILSSEAMENETEIERGGGASSSVCTIVKPEPRTPLTVTPVIPLASVDTIISMSPVTLTEPLDVLPPSVATSTPYNSQQSDSPSKKKGVPKRSQHQGPEDIYLDDLNVLEPDVAARYFPKSESEAATKHWMDSEMHSGSQSPQSVGSAAADSGTECLSDSASDLPDVTLSLCGGLTENAEISKERFMEHIITYLEFAENPAIIDNPNLVVKIGNRYYNWTLAAPLILSLQAFQKNLPKATEEAWVKEKMPKKSGRWWFWRKRADSTIKQSETKLETKEESHLEEEGPSMSQEKLQPKAGDSSSDEEAKEVSAASCQERLQSIDSQHHPSPHTYRKSLRLSSDQIASLKLKEGPNDVTFSITTQYQGTCRCEGTIYLWNWDDKVIISDIDGTITKSDVFGQILPQLGKDWTHQGIAKLYHSVAEEVIEKKPEIFKIECLTDIKNLFQHNKQPFYAAFGNRANDVFAYKEVGVPVCRIFTVNPKGELIQEQTKGNKSSYSRLSELVEHVFPLLSKEQNEAFVLPEFSSFCYWRQPIPDINPDELL, encoded by the exons ATGAAGAGACAGAGATCCTGGGGGGACAGGGAGCTCCTGGGATGCAACACAGACGACAACACAGACAACAGTGAACAGGATGAGTCCTCATCTCTGAGGCCGTCTTGGTCCTTG GCGGACACCATGAACTACGTGGGCCAGCTGGCAGGTCAAGTGCTGGTAACTGTCAAAGAACTGTACAAGGGCATTAATCAGGCCACGTTGTCAGGCTGCATTGATGTTGTGGTTGTCCGCCAGAGAGATGGCACCTACCAGTGCTCACCATTTCATGTGCGCTTTGGCAAGCTGGGTGTACTGCGCTCCAAAGAGAAAGTG ATTGATATTGAAGTGAATGGAGAGCCGGTAGAGTTGCACATGAAGCTTGGTGACAATGGAGAGGCCTTTTTTGTCCAGGAAACTGAGCAGCTGAAT CAGATTGTCCCTGCCCACCTGGCCACCTCTCCAATCCCCACCGAGAGTCACCTGTTCTGGCTCTCGGAGGTTGAGCACAGGGCACCGAAAAGTCTGGAGGATGACCTCACTGACCCTGAGGACCCACCTGAGCTTCCTTCTCCAAACACCATGtccacaaaaaagaagaagagacgGAAGAAGAAGCACAAAGGAGACCCCCGAAGAGAGGAGCTGACCCCACCCATGTCAGTGATGTCGGGTAATGCTATTGCTGCTAATGCACCTGTCGCTACAACTGCTGCTATATCCAACACTGGGCAAAATGAAGAGATCTTTGAGATGGACCTGAGCTCTGACGAGGAAGCTGCAGCACATGTCTCAAG GTCACCTTCAGTAACCACAATGCGAGACATTGACCCCAAATTACCCGCAGCCAGACACAACCTCGATGGTTATCCACTTTCTGATGGGGACTGGCAGTCAAATGACAG TCATGGTTTGTCTCAGGCCTTTTCCCCGAAGAGTGACTCTGAACTGATGATCAGGCCCTCAGAGAGTATGCTCAGAGCTGAGTCCCACATGCAGTGGACCTGGGGAGAGTTTCCAGAAACAACCAGG GTCACCAAAAAAGAGAAACCAGAACTACTAAAAACAGTGACCATCACCCCATCAGAGAACACCCACTTCCACGTCATCCTCAGCTCTGAGGCCATGGAGAACGAGACTGAGATTGAAAGGGGAGGTGGTGCCTCCTCCTCCGTGTGCACCATTGTCAAGCCCGAGCCACGCACACCGCTCACTGTAACACCCGTGATTCCTCTCGCATCTGTTGACACCATTATCTCTATGAGTCCTGTAACCCTCACAGAGCCCCTGGATGTCCTGCCACCCAGTGTGGCAACCTCCACTCCTTACAACAGCCAACAGAGTGATTCACCCTCTAAGAAGAAAG GTGTCCCAAAAAGGAGCCAGCATCAGGGTCCCGAGGATATCTACCTAGATGACCTGAATGTACTTGAACCTGATGTTGCTGCACGATATTTTCCTAAGAG TGAGTCTGAGGCAGCGACAAAGCACTGGATGGACTCAGAGATGCACTCTGGTTCACAGTCTCCACAGTCAGTGGGCAGCGCAGCAGCTGACAGCGGGACAGAGTGTCTTTCTGACTCGGCTAGTGACCTCCCCGACGtcactctttctctgtgtggAGGCCTCACTGAAAATGCTGAAATATCCAAAG AAAGGTTCATGGAGCATATCATCACCTATCTGGAATTTGCTGAAAATCCAGCAATAATAGATAACCCCAACCTGGTAGTAAAGATAGGAAATAG ATATTATAATTGGACACTAGCTGCACCCTTGATTCTAAGTCTACAAGCATTTCAGAAGAACTTACCAAAG GCTACAGAGGAGGCCTGGGTGAAGGAGAAAATGCCAAAGAAGTCAGGTCGCTGGTGGTTCTGGCGAAAAAGGGCAGATAGTACAATCAAGCAG TCGGAGACTAAGCTTGAAACCAAGGAGGAGTCTCATCTGGAGGAGGAAGGGCCCTCCATGTCTCAAGAGAAATTACA GCCTAAAGCAGGAGACTCATCCAGTGATGAAGAGGCCAAGGAGGTTAGCGCTGCATCCTGTCAGGAGAGACTGCAGTCAATAGATAGTCAGCATCACCCCAGCCCGCACACTTACAGGAAGTCACTACGCCTTTCCTCTGATCAGATA GCCAGTCTAAAACTGAAGGAGGGACCTAATGATGTGACGTTTAGCATCACTACCCAATACCAGGGCACATGCCGCTGCGAGGGCACCATCTACCTGTGGAACTGGGACGACAAAGTCATTATCTCTGACATTGATGGCACCATCACCAA GTCAGATGTGTTTGGACAGATCCTGCCACAGTTGGGGAAGGACTGGACCCACCAGGGCATTGCCAAGCTCTACCACTCAGTAGCTGA GGAGGTCATTGAGAAGAAACCAGAGATCTTCAAGATTGAATGCCTTACAGATATCAAGAACCTGTTCCAGCATAACAAGCAGCCATTCTACGCCGCCTTTGGGAATAGAGCTAAT GATGTGTTTGCCTATAAGGAGGTGGGAGTTCCAGTGTGTAGGATCTTCACGGTCAACCCCAAGGGAGAGCTGATCCAGGAGCAGACCAAGGGCAACAAGTCCTC TTACAGCAGGCTTAGTGAGCTGGTGGAGCATGTGTTCCCTCTGTTGAGTAAAGAGCAGAACGAGGCCTTTGTCTTGCCGGAGTTCAGCTCTTTCTGTTACTGGAGACAGCCCATTCCAGACATCAACCCTGATGAACTGCTCTAA
- the lpin2 gene encoding phosphatidate phosphatase LPIN2 isoform X2, translating into MKRQRSWGDRELLGCNTDDNTDNSEQDESSSLRPSWSLADTMNYVGQLAGQVLVTVKELYKGINQATLSGCIDVVVVRQRDGTYQCSPFHVRFGKLGVLRSKEKVIDIEVNGEPVELHMKLGDNGEAFFVQETEQLNIVPAHLATSPIPTESHLFWLSEVEHRAPKSLEDDLTDPEDPPELPSPNTMSTKKKKRRKKKHKGDPRREELTPPMSVMSGNAIAANAPVATTAAISNTGQNEEIFEMDLSSDEEAAAHVSRSPSVTTMRDIDPKLPAARHNLDGYPLSDGDWQSNDSHGLSQAFSPKSDSELMIRPSESMLRAESHMQWTWGEFPETTRVTKKEKPELLKTVTITPSENTHFHVILSSEAMENETEIERGGGASSSVCTIVKPEPRTPLTVTPVIPLASVDTIISMSPVTLTEPLDVLPPSVATSTPYNSQQSDSPSKKKGVPKRSQHQGPEDIYLDDLNVLEPDVAARYFPKSESEAATKHWMDSEMHSGSQSPQSVGSAAADSGTECLSDSASDLPDVTLSLCGGLTENAEISKERFMEHIITYLEFAENPAIIDNPNLVVKIGNRYYNWTLAAPLILSLQAFQKNLPKATEEAWVKEKMPKKSGRWWFWRKRADSTIKQSETKLETKEESHLEEEGPSMSQEKLQPKAGDSSSDEEAKEVSAASCQERLQSIDSQHHPSPHTYRKSLRLSSDQIASLKLKEGPNDVTFSITTQYQGTCRCEGTIYLWNWDDKVIISDIDGTITKSDVFGQILPQLGKDWTHQGIAKLYHSVAENGYKFLYCSARAIGMADMTRGYLQWVNDGGTILPRGPLMLSPSSLFSAFHREVIEKKPEIFKIECLTDIKNLFQHNKQPFYAAFGNRANDVFAYKEVGVPVCRIFTVNPKGELIQEQTKGNKSSYSRLSELVEHVFPLLSKEQNEAFVLPEFSSFCYWRQPIPDINPDELL; encoded by the exons ATGAAGAGACAGAGATCCTGGGGGGACAGGGAGCTCCTGGGATGCAACACAGACGACAACACAGACAACAGTGAACAGGATGAGTCCTCATCTCTGAGGCCGTCTTGGTCCTTG GCGGACACCATGAACTACGTGGGCCAGCTGGCAGGTCAAGTGCTGGTAACTGTCAAAGAACTGTACAAGGGCATTAATCAGGCCACGTTGTCAGGCTGCATTGATGTTGTGGTTGTCCGCCAGAGAGATGGCACCTACCAGTGCTCACCATTTCATGTGCGCTTTGGCAAGCTGGGTGTACTGCGCTCCAAAGAGAAAGTG ATTGATATTGAAGTGAATGGAGAGCCGGTAGAGTTGCACATGAAGCTTGGTGACAATGGAGAGGCCTTTTTTGTCCAGGAAACTGAGCAGCTGAAT ATTGTCCCTGCCCACCTGGCCACCTCTCCAATCCCCACCGAGAGTCACCTGTTCTGGCTCTCGGAGGTTGAGCACAGGGCACCGAAAAGTCTGGAGGATGACCTCACTGACCCTGAGGACCCACCTGAGCTTCCTTCTCCAAACACCATGtccacaaaaaagaagaagagacgGAAGAAGAAGCACAAAGGAGACCCCCGAAGAGAGGAGCTGACCCCACCCATGTCAGTGATGTCGGGTAATGCTATTGCTGCTAATGCACCTGTCGCTACAACTGCTGCTATATCCAACACTGGGCAAAATGAAGAGATCTTTGAGATGGACCTGAGCTCTGACGAGGAAGCTGCAGCACATGTCTCAAG GTCACCTTCAGTAACCACAATGCGAGACATTGACCCCAAATTACCCGCAGCCAGACACAACCTCGATGGTTATCCACTTTCTGATGGGGACTGGCAGTCAAATGACAG TCATGGTTTGTCTCAGGCCTTTTCCCCGAAGAGTGACTCTGAACTGATGATCAGGCCCTCAGAGAGTATGCTCAGAGCTGAGTCCCACATGCAGTGGACCTGGGGAGAGTTTCCAGAAACAACCAGG GTCACCAAAAAAGAGAAACCAGAACTACTAAAAACAGTGACCATCACCCCATCAGAGAACACCCACTTCCACGTCATCCTCAGCTCTGAGGCCATGGAGAACGAGACTGAGATTGAAAGGGGAGGTGGTGCCTCCTCCTCCGTGTGCACCATTGTCAAGCCCGAGCCACGCACACCGCTCACTGTAACACCCGTGATTCCTCTCGCATCTGTTGACACCATTATCTCTATGAGTCCTGTAACCCTCACAGAGCCCCTGGATGTCCTGCCACCCAGTGTGGCAACCTCCACTCCTTACAACAGCCAACAGAGTGATTCACCCTCTAAGAAGAAAG GTGTCCCAAAAAGGAGCCAGCATCAGGGTCCCGAGGATATCTACCTAGATGACCTGAATGTACTTGAACCTGATGTTGCTGCACGATATTTTCCTAAGAG TGAGTCTGAGGCAGCGACAAAGCACTGGATGGACTCAGAGATGCACTCTGGTTCACAGTCTCCACAGTCAGTGGGCAGCGCAGCAGCTGACAGCGGGACAGAGTGTCTTTCTGACTCGGCTAGTGACCTCCCCGACGtcactctttctctgtgtggAGGCCTCACTGAAAATGCTGAAATATCCAAAG AAAGGTTCATGGAGCATATCATCACCTATCTGGAATTTGCTGAAAATCCAGCAATAATAGATAACCCCAACCTGGTAGTAAAGATAGGAAATAG ATATTATAATTGGACACTAGCTGCACCCTTGATTCTAAGTCTACAAGCATTTCAGAAGAACTTACCAAAG GCTACAGAGGAGGCCTGGGTGAAGGAGAAAATGCCAAAGAAGTCAGGTCGCTGGTGGTTCTGGCGAAAAAGGGCAGATAGTACAATCAAGCAG TCGGAGACTAAGCTTGAAACCAAGGAGGAGTCTCATCTGGAGGAGGAAGGGCCCTCCATGTCTCAAGAGAAATTACA GCCTAAAGCAGGAGACTCATCCAGTGATGAAGAGGCCAAGGAGGTTAGCGCTGCATCCTGTCAGGAGAGACTGCAGTCAATAGATAGTCAGCATCACCCCAGCCCGCACACTTACAGGAAGTCACTACGCCTTTCCTCTGATCAGATA GCCAGTCTAAAACTGAAGGAGGGACCTAATGATGTGACGTTTAGCATCACTACCCAATACCAGGGCACATGCCGCTGCGAGGGCACCATCTACCTGTGGAACTGGGACGACAAAGTCATTATCTCTGACATTGATGGCACCATCACCAA GTCAGATGTGTTTGGACAGATCCTGCCACAGTTGGGGAAGGACTGGACCCACCAGGGCATTGCCAAGCTCTACCACTCAGTAGCTGA GAACGGCTACAAGTTCTTGTACTGTTCAGCGCGGGCTATTGGCATGGCTGACATGACAAGAGGTTACCTGCAGTGGGTCAATGATGGAGGCACCATTCTACCCCGGGGACCTCTAATGCTGTCTCCCAGCAGCCTCTTCTCTGCCTTCCACAG GGAGGTCATTGAGAAGAAACCAGAGATCTTCAAGATTGAATGCCTTACAGATATCAAGAACCTGTTCCAGCATAACAAGCAGCCATTCTACGCCGCCTTTGGGAATAGAGCTAAT GATGTGTTTGCCTATAAGGAGGTGGGAGTTCCAGTGTGTAGGATCTTCACGGTCAACCCCAAGGGAGAGCTGATCCAGGAGCAGACCAAGGGCAACAAGTCCTC TTACAGCAGGCTTAGTGAGCTGGTGGAGCATGTGTTCCCTCTGTTGAGTAAAGAGCAGAACGAGGCCTTTGTCTTGCCGGAGTTCAGCTCTTTCTGTTACTGGAGACAGCCCATTCCAGACATCAACCCTGATGAACTGCTCTAA
- the lpin2 gene encoding phosphatidate phosphatase LPIN2 isoform X1 translates to MKRQRSWGDRELLGCNTDDNTDNSEQDESSSLRPSWSLADTMNYVGQLAGQVLVTVKELYKGINQATLSGCIDVVVVRQRDGTYQCSPFHVRFGKLGVLRSKEKVIDIEVNGEPVELHMKLGDNGEAFFVQETEQLNQIVPAHLATSPIPTESHLFWLSEVEHRAPKSLEDDLTDPEDPPELPSPNTMSTKKKKRRKKKHKGDPRREELTPPMSVMSGNAIAANAPVATTAAISNTGQNEEIFEMDLSSDEEAAAHVSRSPSVTTMRDIDPKLPAARHNLDGYPLSDGDWQSNDSHGLSQAFSPKSDSELMIRPSESMLRAESHMQWTWGEFPETTRVTKKEKPELLKTVTITPSENTHFHVILSSEAMENETEIERGGGASSSVCTIVKPEPRTPLTVTPVIPLASVDTIISMSPVTLTEPLDVLPPSVATSTPYNSQQSDSPSKKKGVPKRSQHQGPEDIYLDDLNVLEPDVAARYFPKSESEAATKHWMDSEMHSGSQSPQSVGSAAADSGTECLSDSASDLPDVTLSLCGGLTENAEISKERFMEHIITYLEFAENPAIIDNPNLVVKIGNRYYNWTLAAPLILSLQAFQKNLPKATEEAWVKEKMPKKSGRWWFWRKRADSTIKQSETKLETKEESHLEEEGPSMSQEKLQPKAGDSSSDEEAKEVSAASCQERLQSIDSQHHPSPHTYRKSLRLSSDQIASLKLKEGPNDVTFSITTQYQGTCRCEGTIYLWNWDDKVIISDIDGTITKSDVFGQILPQLGKDWTHQGIAKLYHSVAENGYKFLYCSARAIGMADMTRGYLQWVNDGGTILPRGPLMLSPSSLFSAFHREVIEKKPEIFKIECLTDIKNLFQHNKQPFYAAFGNRANDVFAYKEVGVPVCRIFTVNPKGELIQEQTKGNKSSYSRLSELVEHVFPLLSKEQNEAFVLPEFSSFCYWRQPIPDINPDELL, encoded by the exons ATGAAGAGACAGAGATCCTGGGGGGACAGGGAGCTCCTGGGATGCAACACAGACGACAACACAGACAACAGTGAACAGGATGAGTCCTCATCTCTGAGGCCGTCTTGGTCCTTG GCGGACACCATGAACTACGTGGGCCAGCTGGCAGGTCAAGTGCTGGTAACTGTCAAAGAACTGTACAAGGGCATTAATCAGGCCACGTTGTCAGGCTGCATTGATGTTGTGGTTGTCCGCCAGAGAGATGGCACCTACCAGTGCTCACCATTTCATGTGCGCTTTGGCAAGCTGGGTGTACTGCGCTCCAAAGAGAAAGTG ATTGATATTGAAGTGAATGGAGAGCCGGTAGAGTTGCACATGAAGCTTGGTGACAATGGAGAGGCCTTTTTTGTCCAGGAAACTGAGCAGCTGAAT CAGATTGTCCCTGCCCACCTGGCCACCTCTCCAATCCCCACCGAGAGTCACCTGTTCTGGCTCTCGGAGGTTGAGCACAGGGCACCGAAAAGTCTGGAGGATGACCTCACTGACCCTGAGGACCCACCTGAGCTTCCTTCTCCAAACACCATGtccacaaaaaagaagaagagacgGAAGAAGAAGCACAAAGGAGACCCCCGAAGAGAGGAGCTGACCCCACCCATGTCAGTGATGTCGGGTAATGCTATTGCTGCTAATGCACCTGTCGCTACAACTGCTGCTATATCCAACACTGGGCAAAATGAAGAGATCTTTGAGATGGACCTGAGCTCTGACGAGGAAGCTGCAGCACATGTCTCAAG GTCACCTTCAGTAACCACAATGCGAGACATTGACCCCAAATTACCCGCAGCCAGACACAACCTCGATGGTTATCCACTTTCTGATGGGGACTGGCAGTCAAATGACAG TCATGGTTTGTCTCAGGCCTTTTCCCCGAAGAGTGACTCTGAACTGATGATCAGGCCCTCAGAGAGTATGCTCAGAGCTGAGTCCCACATGCAGTGGACCTGGGGAGAGTTTCCAGAAACAACCAGG GTCACCAAAAAAGAGAAACCAGAACTACTAAAAACAGTGACCATCACCCCATCAGAGAACACCCACTTCCACGTCATCCTCAGCTCTGAGGCCATGGAGAACGAGACTGAGATTGAAAGGGGAGGTGGTGCCTCCTCCTCCGTGTGCACCATTGTCAAGCCCGAGCCACGCACACCGCTCACTGTAACACCCGTGATTCCTCTCGCATCTGTTGACACCATTATCTCTATGAGTCCTGTAACCCTCACAGAGCCCCTGGATGTCCTGCCACCCAGTGTGGCAACCTCCACTCCTTACAACAGCCAACAGAGTGATTCACCCTCTAAGAAGAAAG GTGTCCCAAAAAGGAGCCAGCATCAGGGTCCCGAGGATATCTACCTAGATGACCTGAATGTACTTGAACCTGATGTTGCTGCACGATATTTTCCTAAGAG TGAGTCTGAGGCAGCGACAAAGCACTGGATGGACTCAGAGATGCACTCTGGTTCACAGTCTCCACAGTCAGTGGGCAGCGCAGCAGCTGACAGCGGGACAGAGTGTCTTTCTGACTCGGCTAGTGACCTCCCCGACGtcactctttctctgtgtggAGGCCTCACTGAAAATGCTGAAATATCCAAAG AAAGGTTCATGGAGCATATCATCACCTATCTGGAATTTGCTGAAAATCCAGCAATAATAGATAACCCCAACCTGGTAGTAAAGATAGGAAATAG ATATTATAATTGGACACTAGCTGCACCCTTGATTCTAAGTCTACAAGCATTTCAGAAGAACTTACCAAAG GCTACAGAGGAGGCCTGGGTGAAGGAGAAAATGCCAAAGAAGTCAGGTCGCTGGTGGTTCTGGCGAAAAAGGGCAGATAGTACAATCAAGCAG TCGGAGACTAAGCTTGAAACCAAGGAGGAGTCTCATCTGGAGGAGGAAGGGCCCTCCATGTCTCAAGAGAAATTACA GCCTAAAGCAGGAGACTCATCCAGTGATGAAGAGGCCAAGGAGGTTAGCGCTGCATCCTGTCAGGAGAGACTGCAGTCAATAGATAGTCAGCATCACCCCAGCCCGCACACTTACAGGAAGTCACTACGCCTTTCCTCTGATCAGATA GCCAGTCTAAAACTGAAGGAGGGACCTAATGATGTGACGTTTAGCATCACTACCCAATACCAGGGCACATGCCGCTGCGAGGGCACCATCTACCTGTGGAACTGGGACGACAAAGTCATTATCTCTGACATTGATGGCACCATCACCAA GTCAGATGTGTTTGGACAGATCCTGCCACAGTTGGGGAAGGACTGGACCCACCAGGGCATTGCCAAGCTCTACCACTCAGTAGCTGA GAACGGCTACAAGTTCTTGTACTGTTCAGCGCGGGCTATTGGCATGGCTGACATGACAAGAGGTTACCTGCAGTGGGTCAATGATGGAGGCACCATTCTACCCCGGGGACCTCTAATGCTGTCTCCCAGCAGCCTCTTCTCTGCCTTCCACAG GGAGGTCATTGAGAAGAAACCAGAGATCTTCAAGATTGAATGCCTTACAGATATCAAGAACCTGTTCCAGCATAACAAGCAGCCATTCTACGCCGCCTTTGGGAATAGAGCTAAT GATGTGTTTGCCTATAAGGAGGTGGGAGTTCCAGTGTGTAGGATCTTCACGGTCAACCCCAAGGGAGAGCTGATCCAGGAGCAGACCAAGGGCAACAAGTCCTC TTACAGCAGGCTTAGTGAGCTGGTGGAGCATGTGTTCCCTCTGTTGAGTAAAGAGCAGAACGAGGCCTTTGTCTTGCCGGAGTTCAGCTCTTTCTGTTACTGGAGACAGCCCATTCCAGACATCAACCCTGATGAACTGCTCTAA